The following are encoded in a window of Amycolatopsis lexingtonensis genomic DNA:
- a CDS encoding Crp/Fnr family transcriptional regulator, with the protein MDRGHQDSFGAKVGQEALQALRTRGITRKFGENDQLFMENECSGSVFLVESGLIKVYVTAANGKELILGIYGRGELLCELSAMDRAPRSASGRGRTSGTITEIPGAEFRAFIGRHPAAMQHVLRTVQNRLHHADRERLSYLSDGVRVRVIRRFLHWADQYGREGCGGIEITGFSRRDLAQSVAASEKTVDDVLTALTAEGSIATNKKWFLLRDIEGLRQSAEA; encoded by the coding sequence ATGGACAGGGGACATCAGGATTCTTTCGGCGCGAAGGTCGGCCAAGAAGCATTGCAAGCACTCAGGACCAGGGGTATCACCCGGAAATTCGGGGAAAACGATCAGTTGTTCATGGAGAACGAGTGCTCGGGCAGCGTCTTCCTCGTCGAATCCGGGTTGATCAAGGTGTACGTGACAGCGGCCAACGGCAAGGAGCTGATCCTGGGCATCTACGGCCGCGGTGAGCTGCTCTGCGAGCTCAGCGCGATGGATCGGGCGCCACGTTCCGCGAGTGGCCGGGGCCGGACGAGCGGGACGATCACGGAAATCCCCGGCGCCGAGTTCCGCGCGTTCATCGGCCGCCACCCGGCCGCGATGCAACACGTGCTGAGGACCGTTCAAAATCGCCTCCACCACGCGGACCGGGAACGCCTGTCCTACCTTTCCGACGGAGTGCGGGTACGGGTCATCCGGAGGTTCCTGCACTGGGCCGATCAATACGGCCGGGAGGGCTGTGGCGGGATCGAGATCACGGGCTTCTCCCGACGCGATCTGGCGCAAAGCGTCGCCGCCTCGGAGAAGACAGTCGACGACGTGCTGACGGCGCTGACCGCCGAAGGCTCCATCGCCACCAACAAGAAGTGGTTCCTGCTGCGCGACATCGAGGGGCTGCGGCAGTCCGCCGAGGCCTGA